In Panulirus ornatus isolate Po-2019 chromosome 9, ASM3632096v1, whole genome shotgun sequence, one genomic interval encodes:
- the Gdap1 gene encoding ganglioside-induced differentiation-associated protein 1: MTSSEENGNGNGNSLKLYYSCNSYYCERVFMALYEKRVPFKMQALSLLTEQQYEPWFLRLNPRAEVPVLTDGVKVIPDSNRIIEYLEDNFSNGDFGQLTPKEKGSEESRKIQKFRDIIEAIPIQSLTYGTALHQDLLDNPKPPFTSVMQKWLREVAKNHHTIIREHAERIPEFQDALLEKAADVEHGALRVNRTREEMDELLLEVDSALRNVEEELSFHTEEKSHWWLCGELFSIADIDLAVLLNLINMLGYERRFWTEGKRPFLQAYWERIQERDSFKRATSFSTKLVHLTLLRGTLKQRKALLASLTAAVGVAVISYIVYRRVQKS; this comes from the exons ATGACCTCCTCAGAAGAGAACGGGAATGGCAACGGCAACTCCCTCAAATTATATTATAGTTGTAATTCGTACTATTGTGAGAGG GTTTTTATGGCTCTATATGAAAAGCGTGTGCCTTTCAAAATGCAGGCATTGTCATTGTTAACAGAACAACAGTATGAGCCCTGGTTTTTAAGGCTCAATCCACGAGCAGAGGTGCCAGTACTCACAGATGGAGTAAAAGTTATCCCTGATTCAAACCGTATCATAGAATACCTGGAAGACAACTTTTCTAATG GTGATTTTGGACAGCTTACACCTAAGGAAAAGGGTAGTGAAGAAAGCAGAAAGATCCAGAAATTTAGGGACATAATAGAGGCTATTCCCATTCAAAGCCTCACATATGGAACTGCGCTTCATCAAGATCTACTGGATAACCCCAAACCTCCATTCACATCCGTTATGCAAAAGTGGTTAAGAG AAGTAGCCAAGAATCATCACACAATAATAAGAGAACATGCAGAAAGGATCCCAGAGTTCCAGGATGCCCTTTTGGAAAAAGCTGCTGATGTTGAACATGGAGCCCTTCGTGTCAACAGAACCAGAGAAGAAATGGATGAGTTGTTACTTGAGGTTGATTCAGCTCTGAGAAATGTAGAAGAGGAACTATCATTTCACACAGAAG AAAAATCACATTGGTGGTTGTGTGGAGAATTATTTAGCATTGCTGATATAGATTTAGCAGTTCTTCTAAATCTCATTAATATGCTGGGCTATGAAAGAAGATTTTGGACAGAAGGAAAACGTCCTTTTTTGCAAGCTTACTGGGAAAGAATacaagagagagattcatttAAG AGAGCTACATCCTTTTCAACAAAGTTAGTGCATTTAACTTTGCTCAGAGGAACCCTGAAACAAAGAAAAGCTTTATTAGCATCATTAACTGCAGCTGTTGGTGTTGCAGTAATATCATATATAGTATATCGACGGGTACAAAAGTCATAG